In Clostridium sp. JN-1, one genomic interval encodes:
- a CDS encoding CtsR family transcriptional regulator, with amino-acid sequence MARLSDVIEDFIKQAMDNSQESELQIVRNELANYFSCAPSQINYVLTTRFTVDKGYYIESRRGGGGCIIIKKVEMNDNKSLAEIINDKIGESITYNSSIQIINGLLESKIITKREAYILKAVINDRTLISFQENKNILRANILKAAMLVVLSDI; translated from the coding sequence ATGGCAAGGTTATCAGATGTAATAGAAGATTTTATAAAACAAGCGATGGATAACAGTCAAGAAAGTGAACTCCAAATAGTTAGAAATGAACTTGCAAATTATTTTAGCTGTGCCCCTTCACAAATAAATTATGTACTTACAACGAGGTTTACTGTAGATAAGGGATATTATATAGAAAGCAGAAGAGGCGGTGGAGGATGTATAATAATAAAAAAGGTGGAAATGAATGACAATAAGTCACTTGCTGAAATTATAAATGATAAAATTGGTGAAAGTATAACATATAATTCTTCTATTCAAATAATAAATGGGTTACTTGAGTCAAAGATTATCACTAAGAGGGAGGCTTATATATTAAAAGCAGTTATTAATGATAGGACTTTAATTAGTTTCCAAGAAAATAAAAACATACTAAGAGCCAATATTCTAAAAGCTGCAATGCTAGTAGTATTGAGCGATATATAA
- a CDS encoding ROK family protein: MEKDKYIVGIDLGGTKISGAAADSSGNIVSRYKTPTNSQKGSDEVFKNIKSVIDQVIEKSSLKISDIKSIGIGSPGPLDVKKGVILKSSNLPFKNFELVKKLEDSYGIKTYLENDANAATIGEFMFGAGKGSKNMLYVTVSTGIGGGAVLDGKLYEGNTCNALEIGHMTVLPDGPKCNCGNYGCLEAAASGTAIKNQAVQAIKDGKDTSLSKYEKVTSFEVFKEAANGDEVSKNILDKSLGFLGIGIANLVTIFDPEIIVIGGGVSKGGQIVFDKIKEVVEKRCFASMAKSCKIVKAGLGDDSGLVGAVATAIVKG, from the coding sequence GTAGTGGAAATATAGTAAGCAGGTATAAGACACCTACTAATTCCCAAAAAGGCAGCGATGAAGTATTTAAAAATATAAAAAGCGTTATTGATCAAGTTATTGAAAAGTCAAGTCTTAAAATAAGCGATATAAAGTCAATAGGGATAGGCTCTCCAGGACCACTTGATGTAAAAAAAGGTGTTATTTTAAAATCATCTAATTTACCATTTAAGAATTTTGAGCTTGTGAAAAAGTTGGAAGATAGTTATGGAATAAAGACTTACCTGGAAAACGATGCTAATGCAGCAACTATAGGTGAATTTATGTTTGGAGCAGGAAAAGGCAGTAAAAACATGCTGTATGTTACTGTAAGTACTGGTATAGGGGGAGGTGCTGTATTAGATGGAAAACTTTACGAAGGAAACACTTGTAATGCACTTGAAATAGGTCATATGACAGTATTGCCAGATGGGCCTAAATGCAATTGTGGAAATTATGGATGCCTTGAAGCTGCAGCGTCTGGAACAGCTATAAAAAATCAGGCAGTACAAGCCATCAAGGATGGAAAGGATACTTCACTTTCAAAGTATGAAAAGGTTACTTCTTTTGAGGTCTTTAAAGAAGCAGCAAATGGAGATGAGGTGTCTAAAAATATATTAGACAAGAGTCTTGGATTCTTAGGAATAGGAATAGCTAACTTAGTTACCATATTTGATCCTGAGATTATAGTAATAGGCGGTGGAGTTTCGAAAGGTGGACAAATAGTTTTTGATAAAATCAAAGAAGTTGTTGAAAAAAGGTGCTTTGCTTCAATGGCTAAATCTTGCAAAATAGTTAAAGCTGGTTTAGGTGATGATAGTGGATTAGTTGGTGCAGTTGCCACTGCAATAGTAAAAGGTTAA